Proteins encoded by one window of Cryptosporangium minutisporangium:
- a CDS encoding HtaA domain-containing protein: MAETASEMFGLRWGIKHSFVDYIRRMPDGQGAVSNGARPVGDYEIVYAPEATGHRPGPDGSSERFWLFNGDVRFAGHFGMLSVRIAYPRIVLSGDQAQLDIADPYSNDREQRLFLATLTLTEVPAEDGVERWVGSDVRLAAGGVELFNEVYPAGEKLEDLRIDVPLVTPEGQAGPIAAE, encoded by the coding sequence GTGGCTGAGACTGCGTCCGAAATGTTCGGCCTGCGTTGGGGCATCAAGCACTCGTTCGTCGACTACATTCGCCGGATGCCCGACGGGCAGGGCGCCGTCAGCAACGGCGCCCGCCCGGTGGGCGACTACGAGATCGTCTACGCGCCCGAGGCGACCGGGCACCGCCCGGGCCCGGACGGCTCGTCCGAGCGATTCTGGCTGTTCAACGGCGACGTCCGTTTCGCCGGTCACTTCGGGATGCTGTCGGTGCGGATCGCGTACCCGCGGATCGTGCTGAGCGGTGACCAGGCTCAGCTCGACATCGCCGATCCGTACTCGAACGACCGCGAGCAGCGGCTCTTCCTGGCGACGCTCACGCTGACCGAGGTGCCCGCCGAGGACGGCGTGGAGCGCTGGGTGGGCTCGGACGTCCGCCTCGCCGCGGGCGGCGTCGAGCTGTTCAACGAGGTGTACCCCGCCGGCGAGAAGCTCGAGGACCTGCGGATCGACGTGCCCCTCGTCACGCCGGAGGGACAAGCGGGCCCGATCGCCGCGGAATAG
- a CDS encoding YdeI/OmpD-associated family protein, with the protein MTHALDTTLTVHTAAEWRAWLDHHGRSASEIWLVLPHRNSGAPGLGYAEAVEHALCFGWIDGLHRKHDATSSRLRFSPRNPRSTWSRLNRRRAEAMIARGLMTERGQVLIDHARRTGTWQILPDSTGTPDEELPPDLRTLLDADDDARRHFASFPPSSRLRILAWIVTAKRPETRQRRIERTVTLAAQGVRANH; encoded by the coding sequence ATGACACACGCGCTGGACACCACGCTGACCGTCCACACCGCCGCCGAGTGGCGTGCGTGGCTCGACCACCACGGCCGCTCCGCGTCGGAGATCTGGCTGGTCCTTCCGCACCGGAACAGCGGCGCGCCAGGGCTCGGCTACGCCGAGGCGGTCGAGCACGCGCTGTGTTTCGGGTGGATCGACGGCTTGCACCGGAAGCACGACGCGACCAGCTCCCGGCTCCGGTTCTCGCCCCGCAATCCGCGGAGCACCTGGAGCCGGCTCAACCGGCGGCGCGCCGAAGCCATGATCGCGCGCGGGTTGATGACCGAGCGGGGTCAGGTCTTGATCGACCACGCCCGGCGCACGGGTACCTGGCAGATCCTCCCGGACTCCACCGGCACCCCGGACGAGGAGCTCCCGCCGGACCTCCGGACGCTCCTCGACGCCGACGACGACGCCCGCCGGCACTTCGCCTCGTTCCCGCCCTCCTCCCGGCTGCGGATCCTCGCCTGGATCGTGACGGCGAAACGCCCGGAGACGCGGCAACGCCGGATCGAGCGCACGGTCACGCTCGCCGCCCAGGGCGTCCGAGCCAACCATTGA